A genome region from Halorussus pelagicus includes the following:
- a CDS encoding metal-dependent hydrolase encodes MFPPGHYGLALALYAVVGYALLSRGYARDALSGGGVVLAYALFPDLDGQFAFLVHRGVTHTLWFALAVGGLCVLVVASSLRERPRREALRGALWAFFLGSFAVVSHLLADLLNPWGVMPVYPVSPALYSLDLVRATNDAANYAMLAFGVGCATAAWIAGRASETDRSLVQRLYRRVRRRESVRE; translated from the coding sequence GTGTTTCCGCCGGGCCATTACGGGTTGGCACTCGCGCTCTACGCCGTGGTCGGGTACGCCCTGCTCTCGCGGGGGTACGCCCGCGACGCGCTCTCGGGCGGCGGCGTCGTCCTCGCCTACGCGCTGTTCCCTGACCTCGACGGCCAGTTCGCGTTTCTGGTCCACCGGGGCGTGACTCACACCCTCTGGTTCGCGCTCGCGGTGGGTGGTCTCTGCGTGCTGGTCGTCGCGTCGTCGCTTCGGGAGCGTCCCCGTCGAGAAGCCCTCCGCGGGGCGCTCTGGGCGTTCTTCCTCGGAAGCTTCGCGGTGGTCTCGCACCTGCTCGCGGACCTGCTCAACCCGTGGGGCGTGATGCCCGTCTACCCGGTCTCACCCGCGCTCTACTCGCTGGACCTCGTGCGCGCGACCAACGACGCCGCGAACTACGCGATGCTCGCGTTCGGCGTCGGATGCGCAACGGCCGCGTGGATTGCGGGCCGCGCTTCCGAGACCGACCGCTCGCTGGTCCAGCGACTGTACCGCAGAGTTCGTCGCAGAGAGAGCGTCAGGGAGTAG
- a CDS encoding DUF7547 family protein gives MRDDRDDRRDGDPRRSDDRRTSDDRTGSADRPDSRDRDPERIDERVEELEGRVRELRDELGRPPEGPLGLPRPPTPREVLSFTGEYAIPTAIAMLEANVRALKALQQVIRLLDPERSVVNEERERLQGRAADASRLTLDRLESALEDVETTIRESDLPREDAARDILDDARRINREIRDRVDRERSEVEESRQRERDIDRERGRDEPSEGDDSNDRSGGDDEDLRGATTIELTDESERADGADASEDDDRAEVDVEAELESIKDEMERRNNDSGGVAPTEDDSEDGDAGSDLEDSGAEDADADDSDDAGSEHSDDADATDDDE, from the coding sequence ATGAGAGATGACCGCGACGACCGACGCGACGGCGACCCGCGACGGTCCGACGACCGCCGCACCTCCGACGACCGAACCGGTTCCGCCGACCGACCTGATTCCCGCGACCGAGACCCCGAGCGAATCGACGAGCGCGTCGAGGAGTTGGAGGGCCGCGTCCGGGAACTCCGGGACGAACTTGGCCGCCCGCCCGAGGGTCCGCTCGGCCTGCCGCGCCCGCCGACGCCGCGCGAGGTGTTGTCGTTCACCGGCGAGTACGCGATTCCGACCGCCATCGCCATGCTTGAGGCCAACGTCCGGGCGTTGAAGGCGCTCCAACAGGTCATCCGCCTGCTCGACCCCGAGCGGAGCGTCGTGAACGAGGAGCGCGAGCGACTCCAAGGCCGGGCCGCCGACGCGAGCAGACTCACCCTCGACCGCCTCGAATCGGCGCTCGAAGACGTGGAGACGACGATTCGGGAGAGCGACCTGCCGCGCGAAGACGCCGCGCGCGACATCCTCGACGACGCCCGGCGCATCAACCGCGAGATTCGGGACCGCGTGGACCGCGAGCGGAGCGAAGTCGAGGAGTCCCGCCAGCGCGAGCGCGACATCGACCGCGAGCGAGGGCGCGACGAGCCCAGCGAGGGCGACGACTCGAACGACCGGTCCGGCGGCGACGACGAGGACCTCCGGGGCGCAACGACCATCGAACTTACCGACGAGAGCGAACGCGCCGACGGGGCGGACGCCTCGGAGGACGACGACCGCGCCGAGGTGGACGTGGAGGCCGAACTCGAATCCATCAAGGACGAGATGGAACGCCGGAACAACGACTCCGGGGGCGTCGCCCCGACGGAGGACGATTCCGAGGACGGCGACGCCGGGAGCGACCTAGAAGACTCCGGCGCGGAGGACGCCGACGCGGACGACTCGGACGACGCCGGTTCGGAGCATTCCGACGACGCCGACGCAACCGACGACGACGAGTGA